One genomic segment of Fervidobacterium pennivorans includes these proteins:
- a CDS encoding alpha/beta fold hydrolase produces the protein MERSIMINILKTLLIGIVAFYLLTYLSSSSIVKTISSDVRKINIDSVQVAYRELGQSYSKAVVFLHGFGGSSYDWKEIMDELSDSYYCIAFDIPPFGLSEKAPDFDYSDESIVRLIMNSLNHLGINRFILVGHSMGGYLSLAIASLFPARVEKLILFDAAYMNNSETLNGSKPPFELENENQTKLYQIFLDIGLKTYPLVKFLYLTSLSTGTILNTKHFECIFAQNYFLPAEVLIKFTKDKTFQKPVNIDLSNIVAKTLIIYGEKDNITPPSIGKYLSQNIKDSQFVLIPNEGHMPLANKLALEKVKAFLKGE, from the coding sequence GTGGAAAGAAGTATAATGATAAATATTCTCAAAACCTTGTTGATAGGAATTGTCGCATTCTATTTGTTAACTTATCTTTCATCCTCGAGTATTGTCAAGACGATTTCATCAGATGTTAGAAAAATCAACATCGATTCGGTTCAGGTTGCATACAGAGAATTAGGTCAAAGCTATTCGAAAGCTGTGGTATTTTTGCATGGATTCGGAGGGTCATCTTACGACTGGAAGGAGATAATGGATGAACTCTCTGACTCTTACTACTGCATAGCATTCGATATACCACCCTTTGGTTTGTCTGAAAAGGCACCAGATTTTGATTACTCGGACGAGTCAATCGTAAGGCTTATAATGAACTCATTGAATCATCTTGGCATAAATCGTTTCATTTTAGTCGGTCATTCTATGGGGGGCTATTTGTCATTAGCAATAGCAAGTCTTTTCCCAGCAAGAGTGGAAAAACTCATTTTGTTCGATGCAGCGTATATGAATAATTCCGAAACTTTAAATGGTTCTAAACCTCCTTTTGAGTTGGAAAACGAGAACCAGACTAAACTTTACCAAATATTTTTGGACATAGGTCTAAAAACATATCCTTTGGTTAAATTCCTTTACCTAACATCTCTTTCAACTGGTACCATTCTTAACACAAAGCATTTTGAATGTATTTTTGCGCAAAACTATTTTTTACCGGCAGAAGTGCTAATTAAATTCACTAAAGACAAAACCTTCCAGAAACCTGTAAACATTGACCTTTCTAATATAGTTGCAAAAACACTTATCATTTATGGCGAAAAGGACAACATAACTCCTCCATCAATTGGTAAATACTTATCTCAGAACATAAAGGATTCTCAATTTGTACTGATTCCAAACGAAGGTCACATGCCCCTAGCAAATAAATTGGCATTAGAGAAAGTAAAAGCGTTTTTGAAAGGAGAATAG